One window from the genome of Glycine soja cultivar W05 chromosome 12, ASM419377v2, whole genome shotgun sequence encodes:
- the LOC114379964 gene encoding pentatricopeptide repeat-containing protein At2g15630, mitochondrial has translation MKFLKIFNSKPFKLRTFNSLSHSQTPPFSIPTTLTESTLLHSIESSQWHFIEQVAPHLTPSLLSSTLTTLRHNPQLVLHLLSHLQNHPHSLDLATSSLAICVLYRLPSPKPSINLLQRLILSPTCTNRTIFDELALARDRVDAKTTLIFDLLVRAYCELKKPNEALECFYLIKEKGFVPNIETCNQMLSLFLKLNRTQMAWVLYAEMFRMNIRSSLYTFNIMINVLCKEGKLKKAKEFIGHMETLGVKPNVVTYNTIIHGHCLRGKFQRARVIFQTMKDKGLEPDCYTYNSFISGLCKEGRVEEASGLICKMLEGGLVPNAVTYNALIDGYCNKGDLDKAYAYRDEMISKGIMASLVTYNLFIHALFMEGRMGDADNMIKEMREKGMMPDAVTHNILINGYCRCGDAKRAFGLLDEMVGKGIQPTLVTYTSLIYVLGKRNRMKEADALFSKIQQEGLLPDIIVFNALIDGHCANGNIDRAFQLLKEMDNMKVLPDEITYNTLMQGYCRDGKVEEARQLLDEMKRRGIKPDHISYNTLISGYSKRGDMKDAFRVRDEMMTTGFDPTILTYNALIQGLCKNQEGEHAEELLKEMVSKGITPDDSTYLSIIEAMETVDDLEGNDDK, from the coding sequence ATGAAATTCCTTAAAATCTTCAATTCCAAACCCTTCAAACTCCGAACTTTCAATTCCCTCTCCCATTCCCAAACACCTCCCTTCTCCATTCCCACCACACTCACCGAATCCACACTCCTCCATTCCATCGAATCTTCTCAGTGGCATTTCATCGAACAGGTTGCCCCACACCTCACTCCCTCCCTTCTCTCTTCCACTCTAACCACCCTTCGCCACAACCCCCAACTTGTCCTTCACCTCCTCTCCCATCTTCAAAACCACCCTCACTCCCTCGACCTCGCCACCTCTTCCCTCGCCATCTGCGTCCTCTATCGCCTCCCTTCTCCCAAACCCTCCATCAACCTCTTACAACGTCTCATTCTCTCTCCCACTTGCACCAACAGAACCATTTTCGATGAGTTGGCCCTTGCCCGTGACCGCGTCGATGCCAAGACTACTCTCATCTTTGACCTTCTGGTCAGGGCCTACTGTGAACTCAAGAAGCCCAATGAGGCCTTGGAGTGTTTCTACTTGATTAAGGAAAAGGGTTTTGTGCCTAACATTGAGACTTGCAATCAGATGTTGAGTCTGTTCTTGAAATTGAACAGGACTCAGATGGCTTGGGTTCTGTATGCTGAGATGTTCAGGATGAACATCAGATCGAGTCTGTACACTTTTAACATAATGATTAATGTGTTGTGTAAAGAAGGGAAGTTGAAGAAGGCAAAGGAGTTTATAGGGCACATGGAGACACTTGGAGTGAAGCCTAATGTTGTCACCTATAACACCATTATACATGGACACTGCTTGAGAGGGAAGTTCCAAAGGGCTCGTGTGATCTTTCAAACAATGAAAGATAAAGGTCTTGAGCCTGATTGCTACAcatataattcttttatttctgGGTTGTGTAAAGAAGGAAGGGTTGAGGAGGCGTCTggtttaatttgtaaaatgttAGAAGGTGGCTTGGTTCCGAATGCAGTGACGTATAATGCACTGATTGATGGGTACTGCAACAAAGGGGATCTGGATAAGGCTTATGCCTACAGAGATGAGATGATAAGTAAAGGCATAATGGCATCTCTGGTCACCTACAATTTGTTTATTCATGCACTGTTTATGGAAGGAAGGATGGGGGATGCTGATAATATGATAAAAGAAATGCGAGAAAAAGGGATGATGCCTGATGCTGTTACTCATAACATATTGATTAATGGGTATTGCAGATGTGGGGATGCAAAGAGAGCCTTTGGGCTTCTTGATGAAATGGTGGGAAAAGGGATTCAGCCAACACTGGTCACATATACATCACTTATATATGTTCTGGGTAAAAGGAATAGAATGAAAGAGGCAGATGCATTGTTTAGTAAGATTCAACAAGAAGGTCTGTTGCCAGATATTATAGTGTTTAATGCTTTGATTGATGGTCATTGTGCTAATGGTAATATCGATCGTGCATTTCAACTCTTAAAAGAGATGGACAACATGAAGGTTCTTCCTGATGAAATCACTTATAACACCTTGATGCAAGGATACTGCAGGGATGGGAAAGTGGAAGAAGCTCGCCAACTTCTTGATGAGATGAAGAGAAGGGGGATCAAACCTGATCATATTAGTTACAATACACTCATTAGTGGTTACAGTAAAAGAGGCGATATGAAGGATGCTTTTAGAGTTCGTGATGAAATGATGACTACAGGATTTGATCCTACGATTCTCACTTACAATGCTCTTATACAAGGCTTGTGCAAAAACCAGGAAGGTGAGCATGCTGAAGAGCTCCTCAAAGAAATGGTAAGTAAAGGCATCACTCCCGATGACAGCACCTACTTATCTATAATTGAGGCGATGGAGACAGTTGATGACTTGGAGGGAAATGATGataaatga
- the LOC114379968 gene encoding transmembrane protein 45B-like, translating into MGSFVGHAVQGSALALLGLWHTIHTIRSYLVKGPANFTVRFWYQFNTPQSRLKHLELVSILSFSVLAIFMQILDFPHFHYAFKLDNFEHATMFIHLALFAGFSLSTELTDSLDLFSGFVGILASSVFSQELFLLHFHSTDHVGLEGHYHWLLQLIVLVSLVAALAATIFPNNFNAALVLSISVIFQGCWFINMGFMLWIPAFVPEGCVMNLAKASGHEIIGAVTCGSKEADFRARGLANLQFSWILSSILIFAGIICLKLARKCTITTNRLEYERIQTKGAADSALANEGFKQAR; encoded by the coding sequence atgGGCTCATTTGTAGGACATGCAGTGCAAGGATCAGCACTAGCCCTTCTTGGATTATGGCACACCATCCACACCATCAGATCTTACCTTGTGAAGGGCCCTGCCAACTTCACTGTTAGATTCTGGTACCAGTTTAACACCCCTCAGTCTAGACTTAAACACTTGGAACTTGTTTCCATTTTATCCTTTTCCGTCCTTGCAATTTTCATGCAAATTCTAGACTTCCCTCATTTCCACTATGCCTTTAAGCTTGACAACTTTGAGCATGCAACTATGTTCATACACCTTGCTTTGTTTGCTGGTTTCTCCCTCTCCACTGAGTTGACTGATTCACTTGACCTCTTCTCCGGCTTTGTTGGGATACTTGCTTCCTCGGTGTTTAGTCAAGAACTattccttctccattttcaCTCCACAGACCATGTTGGACTTGAAGGCCATTACCACTGGCTGCTGCAGCTCATAGTGCTTGTCTCACTAGTAGCAGCTTTGGCCGCAACAATTTTCCCTAACAATTTCAACGCGGCTCTTGTGCTTTCTATTTCAGTCATCTTCCAAGGATGTTGGTTTATAAACATGGGTTTTATGCTATGGATTCCAGCTTTTGTCCCTGAAGGGTGTGTAATGAATTTGGCCAAGGCAAGTGGCCATGAAATTATTGGAGCAGTTACTTGTGGCTCCAAAGAGGCTGATTTCAGGGCCAGAGGATTGGCCAATTTACAATTCAGCTGGATCCTTTCTTCAATTCTGATATTTGCAGGAATCATTTGCTTGAAACTTGCTAGGAAATGTACCATTACAACAAACCGGTTGGAATATGAGAGAATTCAAACTAAAGGTGCAGCAGACTCAGCTTTGGCCAATGAAGGTTTCAAGCAGGCCAGATAA
- the LOC114379967 gene encoding B3 domain-containing protein REM20-like isoform X1, with amino-acid sequence MSTGAQRYPDFFKVFLPERHSERMLIPNAFVRLPQLQGRIPEDVILRNASGRVWHVKTRYVGEKLYFDDGWRAFHQENCLGQADFLVFKLERRNEFVVLILQLSTQCQKPLVKMEEEQAATQLVEEPDSSSDDDDEESGEEFSAGFNLQSHHRRACKRETASSSNPNAEDPLPEYVFDPQMCIHPENHFFKAKLYRTRPNELHIPGNAIQEFSLTLPEKITLICCQPCQRKDIPMNELGDYHHNLTPIRIKYQEVTGRVCRWQDHRIYIKGWASFCRRNKIERNDTCFCEVISGEDQVVKTLRVHVARRR; translated from the exons ATGAGTACTGGTGCCCAGAGATACCCTGATTTCTTCAAAGTCTTCCTCCCAGAGAGGCACTCTGAGAGAATG CTTATACCAAATGCTTTTGTGAGGTTGCCACAGTTACAAGGAAGGATCCCTGAGGATGTGATCCTGAGAAATGCTAGTGGGAGAGTGTGGCATGTCAAAACACGATATGTTGGagagaaattatattttgatgatGGGTGGAGGGCTTTCCATCAAGAAAACTGCTTAGGCCAAGCAGACTTTCTTGTCTTCAAGCTTGAACGGAGAAATGAGTTCGTGGTACTAATCCTTCAATTATCAACACAGTGTCAAAAGCCTTTGGTAAAGATGGAGGAGGAGCAAGCAGCAACACAACTAGTTGAGGAGCCAGACAGCTCttccgatgatgatgatgaagagagTGGAGAAGAATTCAGTGCTGGATTCAATCTTCAAAGTCATCATAGAAGAGCTTGCAAAA GGGAGACTGCATCAAGTTCCAACCCCAATGCTGAAGATCCTCTTCCAGAATATGTATTTGATCCACAAATGTGTATTCATCCGgagaatcatttttttaaagcaaagcTCTACAGAACTAGACCCAACGAATTG CATATTCCAGGAAATGCCATTCAAGAATTTTCCCTTACTCTTCCTGAAAAGATCACCCTTATATGTTGTCAACCCTGCCAGCGCAAG GATATTCCAATGAATGAATTGGGAGACTATCATCATAATTTGACACCCATCCGCATAAAGTATCAGGAAGTGACAGGAAGAGTGTGTAGGTGGCAAGATCATAGAATATATATCAAGGGTTGGGCAAGCTTTTGTAGAAGgaataaaattgaaagaaatgataCATGCTTCTGTGAAGTTATATCAGGGGAAGACCAAGTAGTAAAAACACTACGGGTGCATGTTGCTAGGCGGAGATGA
- the LOC114379967 gene encoding B3 domain-containing protein REM20-like isoform X2: protein MSTGAQRYPDFFKVFLPERHSERMLQGRIPEDVILRNASGRVWHVKTRYVGEKLYFDDGWRAFHQENCLGQADFLVFKLERRNEFVVLILQLSTQCQKPLVKMEEEQAATQLVEEPDSSSDDDDEESGEEFSAGFNLQSHHRRACKRETASSSNPNAEDPLPEYVFDPQMCIHPENHFFKAKLYRTRPNELHIPGNAIQEFSLTLPEKITLICCQPCQRKDIPMNELGDYHHNLTPIRIKYQEVTGRVCRWQDHRIYIKGWASFCRRNKIERNDTCFCEVISGEDQVVKTLRVHVARRR, encoded by the exons ATGAGTACTGGTGCCCAGAGATACCCTGATTTCTTCAAAGTCTTCCTCCCAGAGAGGCACTCTGAGAGAATG TTACAAGGAAGGATCCCTGAGGATGTGATCCTGAGAAATGCTAGTGGGAGAGTGTGGCATGTCAAAACACGATATGTTGGagagaaattatattttgatgatGGGTGGAGGGCTTTCCATCAAGAAAACTGCTTAGGCCAAGCAGACTTTCTTGTCTTCAAGCTTGAACGGAGAAATGAGTTCGTGGTACTAATCCTTCAATTATCAACACAGTGTCAAAAGCCTTTGGTAAAGATGGAGGAGGAGCAAGCAGCAACACAACTAGTTGAGGAGCCAGACAGCTCttccgatgatgatgatgaagagagTGGAGAAGAATTCAGTGCTGGATTCAATCTTCAAAGTCATCATAGAAGAGCTTGCAAAA GGGAGACTGCATCAAGTTCCAACCCCAATGCTGAAGATCCTCTTCCAGAATATGTATTTGATCCACAAATGTGTATTCATCCGgagaatcatttttttaaagcaaagcTCTACAGAACTAGACCCAACGAATTG CATATTCCAGGAAATGCCATTCAAGAATTTTCCCTTACTCTTCCTGAAAAGATCACCCTTATATGTTGTCAACCCTGCCAGCGCAAG GATATTCCAATGAATGAATTGGGAGACTATCATCATAATTTGACACCCATCCGCATAAAGTATCAGGAAGTGACAGGAAGAGTGTGTAGGTGGCAAGATCATAGAATATATATCAAGGGTTGGGCAAGCTTTTGTAGAAGgaataaaattgaaagaaatgataCATGCTTCTGTGAAGTTATATCAGGGGAAGACCAAGTAGTAAAAACACTACGGGTGCATGTTGCTAGGCGGAGATGA
- the LOC114379965 gene encoding B3 domain-containing transcription factor VRN1-like isoform X1, whose translation MPHPSFHKLLLPSTVQPNQQLRLPDNFMRKYGGELLPIVTLSVPDGSVWRVGLKKADNKYWFLDGWKEFVKHYSISIGYLLVFKYEGKSSFSVHIFNLATSEINYQSATRSSNEGLHFTNRLKLFEEMEDEDSIEISDSSPSHLAPSSLQNQALTGSVDKMMPGKSYTPPALQNLFNGSKLNSINWGEGGNAHSSRIANSLDNRLTRDIGLQFNAVEFKRSTEELKLRASMEERMKKTTRKKRKSVCASADGQDPSAEHEEEVEMRLRFYESASARKRTVTAEERERAINAAKAFEPPNPFCRVVLRPSYLYRGCIMYLPSCFAEKHLNGVSGFIKLQISNGRQWPVRCLYRGGRAKLSQGWFEFSLENNLGEGDVCVFELLRMKEVVLQVTVFRVIEDVGLLSPPLQQNQNMSSAKMLNTPLQQHLTSTKMVRNQQQVHS comes from the exons ATGCCGCACCCTTCTTTCCACAAGCTTCTTCTACCCTCCACTGTCCAACCCAACCAACAACTG AGGCTTCCAGATAATTTTATGAGGAAATATGGGGGTGAACTATTGCCAATTGTTACCCTCTCTGTTCCTGATGGTAGTGTCTGGCGTGTAGGATTGAAAAAGGCAGACAACAAGTATTGGTTCCTTGATGGTTGGAAAGAGTTTGTTAAACACTATTCAATTAGCATTGGATACTTGTTGGTATTCAAATACGAAGGAAAGTCATCTTTCAGTgtccatatttttaatttggctACCTCTGAGATAAACTATCAATCAGCCACGCGAAGCAGTAATGAAGGGCTTCACTTCACAAATCGTCTTAAATTATTTGAAGAAATGGAAGATGAAGATTCCATTGAAATCTCGGATTCATCACCTTCCCACCTTGCTCCCAGTTCATTGCAAAATCAAGCTCTTACTGGATCAGTAGATAAAATGATGCCTGGGAAGAGTTATACACCTCCAGCATTGCAGAATCTGTTCAATGGATCTAAACTTAATAGCATAAACTGGGGAGAGGGTGGTAATGCCCATTCTTCAAGAATTGCCAATTCACTAGATAATCGATTGACCAGAGACATAGGACTTCAGTTTAATGCAGTCGAGTTTAAAAGATCTACTGAAGAATTGAAATTGCGTGCTTCCATGGAGGAAAGGATGAAAAAAACTACAAGAAAGAAGCGAAAATCAG TTTGTGCAAGTGCAGATGGCCAAGATCCCTCTGCTGAACACGAAGAGGAGGTAGAAATGCGCTTGAGATTTTATGAAAGTGCTTCTGCAAGAAAAAGAACTGTAACAgcagaagaaagagagagggcCATCAATGCAGCAAAAGCATTTGAACCACCTAATCCTTTCTGTCGGGTTGTCCTGCGGCCATCCTATTTATATAGGGGATGCATAATG TATCTGCCATCCTGCTTTGCAGAAAAGCATTTGAATGGAGTTTCAGGGtttattaaacttcagatctcTAATGGGAGACAGTGGCCTGTTCGCTGCCTCTATAGAGGAGGTAGAGCCAAGTTAAGCCAGGGGTGGTTTGAATTTTCATTAGAGAACAATTTAGGGGAAGGTGATGTCTGTGTGTTTGAGCTGCTTAGAATGAAAGAAGTAGTGCTGCAAGTTACTGTCTTTCGTGTTATTGAGGATGTGGGATTGTTGAGCCCTCCTTTGCAGCAGAACCAAAACATGAGCTCGGCTAAAATGCTGAACACTCCCTTGCAGCAACACCTCACTTCGACTAAAATGGTTAGAAATCAGCAGCAGGTTCATTCCTGA
- the LOC114379965 gene encoding B3 domain-containing transcription factor VRN1-like isoform X2, with protein MPHPSFHKLLLPSTVQPNQQLRLPDNFMRKYGGELLPIVTLSVPDGSVWRVGLKKADNKYWFLDGWKEFVKHYSISIGYLLVFKYEGKSSFSVHIFNLATSEINYQSATRSSNEGLHFTNRLKLFEEMEDEDSIEISDSSPSHLAPSSLQNQALTGSVDKMMPGKSYTPPALQNLFNGSKLNSINWGEGGNAHSSRIANSLDNRLTRDIGLQFNAVEFKRSTEELKLRASMEERMKKTTRKKRKSDGQDPSAEHEEEVEMRLRFYESASARKRTVTAEERERAINAAKAFEPPNPFCRVVLRPSYLYRGCIMYLPSCFAEKHLNGVSGFIKLQISNGRQWPVRCLYRGGRAKLSQGWFEFSLENNLGEGDVCVFELLRMKEVVLQVTVFRVIEDVGLLSPPLQQNQNMSSAKMLNTPLQQHLTSTKMVRNQQQVHS; from the exons ATGCCGCACCCTTCTTTCCACAAGCTTCTTCTACCCTCCACTGTCCAACCCAACCAACAACTG AGGCTTCCAGATAATTTTATGAGGAAATATGGGGGTGAACTATTGCCAATTGTTACCCTCTCTGTTCCTGATGGTAGTGTCTGGCGTGTAGGATTGAAAAAGGCAGACAACAAGTATTGGTTCCTTGATGGTTGGAAAGAGTTTGTTAAACACTATTCAATTAGCATTGGATACTTGTTGGTATTCAAATACGAAGGAAAGTCATCTTTCAGTgtccatatttttaatttggctACCTCTGAGATAAACTATCAATCAGCCACGCGAAGCAGTAATGAAGGGCTTCACTTCACAAATCGTCTTAAATTATTTGAAGAAATGGAAGATGAAGATTCCATTGAAATCTCGGATTCATCACCTTCCCACCTTGCTCCCAGTTCATTGCAAAATCAAGCTCTTACTGGATCAGTAGATAAAATGATGCCTGGGAAGAGTTATACACCTCCAGCATTGCAGAATCTGTTCAATGGATCTAAACTTAATAGCATAAACTGGGGAGAGGGTGGTAATGCCCATTCTTCAAGAATTGCCAATTCACTAGATAATCGATTGACCAGAGACATAGGACTTCAGTTTAATGCAGTCGAGTTTAAAAGATCTACTGAAGAATTGAAATTGCGTGCTTCCATGGAGGAAAGGATGAAAAAAACTACAAGAAAGAAGCGAAAATCAG ATGGCCAAGATCCCTCTGCTGAACACGAAGAGGAGGTAGAAATGCGCTTGAGATTTTATGAAAGTGCTTCTGCAAGAAAAAGAACTGTAACAgcagaagaaagagagagggcCATCAATGCAGCAAAAGCATTTGAACCACCTAATCCTTTCTGTCGGGTTGTCCTGCGGCCATCCTATTTATATAGGGGATGCATAATG TATCTGCCATCCTGCTTTGCAGAAAAGCATTTGAATGGAGTTTCAGGGtttattaaacttcagatctcTAATGGGAGACAGTGGCCTGTTCGCTGCCTCTATAGAGGAGGTAGAGCCAAGTTAAGCCAGGGGTGGTTTGAATTTTCATTAGAGAACAATTTAGGGGAAGGTGATGTCTGTGTGTTTGAGCTGCTTAGAATGAAAGAAGTAGTGCTGCAAGTTACTGTCTTTCGTGTTATTGAGGATGTGGGATTGTTGAGCCCTCCTTTGCAGCAGAACCAAAACATGAGCTCGGCTAAAATGCTGAACACTCCCTTGCAGCAACACCTCACTTCGACTAAAATGGTTAGAAATCAGCAGCAGGTTCATTCCTGA